The Halarchaeum grantii genome includes a window with the following:
- a CDS encoding sensor histidine kinase, with the protein MSNRGVPYALSGVGVLLCAVMLCGFAYFLSRGTLDAVALVTHASSLPFAALLAYGGYWLSHGDVSPARHRRVALWVAAGVGFFVALFAVIAFTTQSDWVARVVILGWAASTGGGTGFLIGAFEARAVERAVAAERVRVRNEELRRQNERLDDLASVISHDLRNPLTVARGYVDLLREDGDADDERLAAVQRSLDRMDRIVGETLTLARSGRVIDDPEPVDLGEYARHCWANVSTGSATLTVDTSAVIVADPGRLEHLLENLFRNAVEHGSTGSPSHTPENAVEHGGSDVHVRVGTLDGGFYVADDGRGIPEADRDDVFEPGYTTTEGGNGFGLAIVEQIVDAHGWEIRLAEADGGGARFEITGVETRPTLGTAVAETDVTLAGAG; encoded by the coding sequence GTGTCAAACCGGGGCGTCCCGTACGCGCTGAGCGGGGTCGGTGTGCTCCTCTGCGCCGTCATGCTCTGTGGGTTCGCCTACTTCCTCTCCCGCGGGACGCTCGACGCCGTAGCGCTCGTCACGCACGCCAGTAGCCTCCCGTTCGCCGCTCTCCTCGCCTACGGGGGGTACTGGCTCTCGCACGGCGACGTCTCGCCCGCTCGCCATCGGCGCGTCGCCCTCTGGGTCGCGGCCGGGGTGGGGTTCTTCGTGGCGCTGTTCGCCGTCATCGCCTTCACCACGCAGAGCGACTGGGTGGCTCGGGTCGTCATCCTCGGCTGGGCCGCCTCCACCGGCGGCGGCACGGGGTTCCTCATCGGCGCCTTCGAGGCGCGCGCCGTCGAGCGCGCCGTCGCCGCCGAGCGCGTTCGCGTCCGCAACGAGGAACTCCGCCGACAGAACGAGCGCCTCGACGACCTCGCGAGCGTCATCTCCCACGACCTCCGCAACCCGCTCACGGTCGCGCGCGGCTACGTCGACCTCCTCCGCGAGGACGGCGACGCGGACGACGAGCGCCTCGCCGCAGTCCAGCGCTCGCTCGACCGGATGGACCGCATCGTCGGGGAGACGCTCACGCTCGCGCGAAGCGGGCGCGTCATCGACGACCCCGAGCCGGTCGACCTCGGGGAGTACGCGCGGCACTGCTGGGCGAACGTCTCCACGGGGAGTGCGACGCTGACCGTCGACACCTCGGCCGTCATCGTCGCCGACCCGGGCCGACTCGAACACCTCCTCGAGAACCTCTTTCGGAACGCCGTCGAGCACGGCTCGACTGGCTCTCCGTCACATACTCCGGAGAACGCGGTCGAGCACGGCGGTTCGGACGTCCACGTTCGCGTCGGCACGCTCGACGGCGGCTTCTACGTCGCGGACGACGGCCGGGGCATCCCGGAGGCGGACCGTGACGACGTCTTCGAGCCCGGCTACACGACCACCGAGGGCGGGAACGGCTTCGGCCTCGCCATCGTCGAGCAGATCGTCGACGCTCACGGCTGGGAGATCCGACTCGCCGAAGCCGACGGTGGCGGCGCGCGCTTCGAGATAACGGGCGTCGAGACGCGCCCGACGCTCGGCACGGCCGTCGCCGAGACCGACGTGACGCTCGCGGGTGCGGGCTGA